CGCAGGTTGGTCCCGGTGGATCGGTGACGGGTAACCGTTCGCCTCGGCCCGTTCGCGTTCCTTTTCCATGTATGCACCGCGTACAAGTTTGACCGCATAAAAGTAGCCGTTCTTTGCCGCTTCACGTCGAGACTCTTTCAAAAACTCGAGCCGGTCATGTCGATACAACTGGATCGTGTTGAATATGATCGGGCGCTCTCTATTGAACTTCTCCATCATATCGGTGACCATTCGGTCGATCGCATCTTGGATCCACGATTCTTCAGCGTCGATGAACAGCGGCTGGCCGATCTCGTAAGCAAATTGGCAGATATCCGCTACGCGCTTGTGGATACGTTCACACTTCGCCTGGCTTTTTGCGTCGAGCTTCTTCTTTGAACTCATCCGTTCGAGTGTCCCGAGCGGAGCGATCCCGGATACTTTAAAAACCGAGAAAGGGATGTTGTCATCATTTCTAGCTCGTTCGATGGCTCTCAGGATCTCGTCTTTGGTGCCGTCGAAATCCTCTTCACGCGTCTTTCCTTCTACGGAATAATCTAAAATAGTACCGATCCCTGCACGGCCGAGCTTATCGATCACCCGGGAGCATTCTTCGATGGTTTCGCCGCCGCAGAATTGTTCGTATATCGTCGCCTTTATCATGCTCTCGACCGGCAAACCGATCGAAAGTGCAAATTTCGCTGCGGTTGTGCCGAGCGAGTTAAGGACCGGCGAGTTCAACAGCTTGAAAAGCCTGTATTTTTCACGCAGTTGAGAATCCGTCTTGTCCGCGTATGCGGTCTCGGTATCAAGAAAATCAAGGAAGAATTCGCTCATAAAGCGGAAAGTTTAACACAGA
This sequence is a window from Acidobacteriota bacterium. Protein-coding genes within it:
- a CDS encoding proline dehydrogenase family protein; protein product: MSEFFLDFLDTETAYADKTDSQLREKYRLFKLLNSPVLNSLGTTAAKFALSIGLPVESMIKATIYEQFCGGETIEECSRVIDKLGRAGIGTILDYSVEGKTREEDFDGTKDEILRAIERARNDDNIPFSVFKVSGIAPLGTLERMSSKKKLDAKSQAKCERIHKRVADICQFAYEIGQPLFIDAEESWIQDAIDRMVTDMMEKFNRERPIIFNTIQLYRHDRLEFLKESRREAAKNGYFYAVKLVRGAYMEKERERAEANGYPSPIHRDQPATDADFDAAIEYCLKHHEDTAFVAGTHNEASTLLLARRMEELQIPRNHPNIHFSQLYGMGDNISYVLAKHGFNVSKYVPYGPVADSVPYLIRRAEENSSAAGHMSRELEMLKRELGRRGLL